A single region of the Halorussus gelatinilyticus genome encodes:
- a CDS encoding ribonuclease J, which produces MEIEIATIGGYEEVGRQCTAVRAGDDVVIFDMGLNLSKVLLHDNVETEKLHSLDLIDMGAIPDDRVMSDLEGDVQAIVPTHGHLDHIGAISKLAHRYNAPVVATPYTIELVKQQIQGEEKFGVENDLVKMEAGSTMSIGDSGKVELEFVNVTHSIIDAINPVLHTPEGAVVYGLDKRMDHTPVLGDPIDMKRFREIGREGEGVLAYIEDCTNAGRKGRTPSESVARRHLKDVMTSVEDYDGGIVATTFSSHIARVKSLVEYAHDIGREPVLLGRSMEKYSGTAERLDFVDFPEDMGMFGHRKSVDRTFKRIMKEGKENYLPIVTGHQGEPRAMLTRMGRGETPYELENGDKVIFSARVIPEPTNEGQRYQSERLLKMQGARIYDDIHVSGHLREEGHYTMIDALQPQNIIPAHQDMKGFAPYVSLCESQGYKLGRDLHVTSNGNLIQLAE; this is translated from the coding sequence ATGGAAATCGAAATTGCAACCATCGGCGGTTACGAAGAAGTCGGACGGCAGTGTACTGCCGTGCGCGCAGGCGACGACGTTGTCATCTTCGACATGGGGCTGAACCTCTCGAAGGTGCTGCTCCACGACAACGTCGAGACCGAGAAACTGCACAGCTTGGACCTCATCGACATGGGGGCCATCCCGGACGACCGCGTGATGTCGGACCTCGAAGGCGACGTGCAAGCCATCGTGCCGACCCACGGTCACTTGGACCACATCGGCGCCATCTCGAAGCTGGCCCACCGGTACAACGCACCGGTCGTCGCCACGCCCTACACCATCGAGCTGGTCAAACAGCAGATTCAGGGCGAGGAGAAGTTCGGTGTCGAGAACGACCTCGTGAAGATGGAAGCCGGTTCGACGATGTCCATCGGGGACTCCGGGAAGGTCGAGTTGGAGTTCGTCAACGTGACCCACTCCATCATCGACGCTATCAACCCCGTCCTCCACACGCCGGAGGGCGCGGTCGTCTACGGTCTCGACAAGCGCATGGACCACACCCCGGTCCTCGGCGACCCCATCGACATGAAGCGCTTCCGCGAGATCGGTCGCGAGGGCGAGGGCGTGCTGGCCTACATCGAGGACTGTACCAACGCAGGCCGGAAGGGTCGGACGCCGAGCGAGTCGGTCGCTCGCCGCCACCTGAAGGACGTGATGACCTCCGTCGAGGACTACGACGGCGGCATCGTGGCGACGACGTTCTCCAGCCACATCGCCCGCGTCAAGAGCCTCGTGGAGTACGCCCACGACATCGGCCGCGAGCCGGTTCTCCTCGGGCGCTCGATGGAGAAGTACTCCGGCACCGCGGAGCGACTCGACTTCGTAGACTTCCCCGAGGACATGGGGATGTTCGGCCACCGCAAGTCCGTGGACCGAACGTTCAAGCGAATCATGAAGGAGGGCAAGGAGAACTACCTCCCCATCGTCACGGGCCATCAGGGCGAGCCGCGTGCGATGCTCACCCGGATGGGTCGCGGCGAGACGCCCTACGAACTGGAGAACGGCGACAAGGTCATCTTCTCGGCCCGCGTCATCCCGGAGCCGACCAACGAGGGCCAGCGCTACCAGTCCGAGCGCCTCCTGAAGATGCAGGGCGCGCGCATCTACGACGACATCCACGTGTCGGGCCACCTCCGAGAGGAAGGCCACTACACGATGATAGACGCGCTCCAGCCTCAGAACATCATCCCGGCCCACCAGGACATGAAAGGGTTCGCGCCCTACGTGAGCCTCTGCGAGAGTCAGGGCTACAAACTCGGCCGGGACCTCCACGTGACGAGCAACGGGAACCTCATCCAACTCGCCGAGTAA
- a CDS encoding HalOD1 output domain-containing protein, which produces MNDPDATYTSESAWRHRTTERTPSEAVVLAVADARNCDPVELPPLNDTLDPDALDALFAETVAGRPRTGGRITFEYDDCTVAVFGSGEVLVKVDD; this is translated from the coding sequence GTGAACGACCCCGACGCCACGTACACCAGCGAGAGCGCATGGCGGCACCGCACCACCGAGCGAACACCGAGCGAAGCGGTCGTGCTGGCCGTCGCGGACGCCCGGAACTGTGACCCCGTCGAACTCCCGCCGCTGAACGACACGCTCGACCCCGACGCCCTCGACGCGCTGTTCGCCGAGACGGTCGCGGGCCGTCCGCGCACCGGCGGTCGCATCACCTTCGAGTACGACGACTGCACCGTCGCCGTGTTCGGGTCCGGCGAGGTACTCGTGAAGGTGGACGACTGA
- a CDS encoding DUF4349 domain-containing protein encodes MARDSESGGDARRWALALALVSLVVLAGCSGGGGSDAAMQATSGQNLDVSSDSKATQRASDGGGGGTNAQSDALAAQNRALIRTGTVEVTVESYDEARRTLTRETERLGGFVSDSAQQVNRRDNRTWTNGKLVLRVPKENFSALVERAKATGEVREASTSTKDVTKKLVDIEARLANLKAQREKLRDLYAEANDTENVLEVQKRLSEVQSEIERLQAERKSLRRQVAYSTLTVRLHERPPERNSDPNAAWYDTGLLSAFVSSAGGVVVVARGLAVGAAYALPYLLAFGVPVVGAVALWRRRRAGDSSGADPPDAPESPDGGESGEDDD; translated from the coding sequence ATGGCACGCGATAGCGAATCAGGTGGCGACGCGCGACGGTGGGCGCTCGCGCTGGCACTCGTCTCGCTGGTCGTCCTCGCGGGGTGTTCCGGCGGCGGCGGGAGCGACGCCGCGATGCAGGCCACCTCGGGGCAGAACCTCGACGTATCGAGCGACTCGAAGGCGACCCAGCGCGCGAGCGACGGCGGCGGGGGCGGGACGAACGCCCAGAGCGACGCACTGGCGGCACAGAACCGGGCGCTGATTCGGACCGGCACGGTCGAGGTGACCGTCGAGAGCTACGACGAGGCCCGCCGGACCCTCACCCGCGAGACCGAACGACTCGGCGGGTTCGTCAGCGACTCGGCCCAACAGGTCAACCGGCGCGACAACCGGACGTGGACGAACGGGAAACTCGTCCTCCGGGTCCCGAAGGAGAACTTCTCGGCGCTCGTCGAGCGGGCCAAGGCGACCGGGGAGGTCCGCGAGGCCAGCACAAGCACGAAAGACGTGACCAAGAAGCTGGTAGACATCGAGGCGCGACTGGCGAACCTGAAGGCCCAGCGCGAGAAGTTGCGCGACCTCTACGCCGAGGCCAACGACACCGAGAACGTCCTCGAAGTCCAAAAGCGCCTCTCGGAGGTCCAGTCGGAAATCGAGCGACTCCAAGCCGAGCGCAAGTCCCTCCGGCGACAGGTCGCCTACTCGACGCTGACGGTCCGCCTGCACGAGCGCCCGCCCGAGCGGAACTCGGACCCGAACGCCGCGTGGTACGACACCGGTCTGCTCTCGGCGTTCGTCTCGTCGGCAGGCGGCGTCGTGGTCGTCGCGCGCGGACTGGCGGTCGGTGCGGCCTACGCGCTCCCGTACCTCCTCGCGTTCGGGGTCCCGGTCGTCGGGGCGGTCGCGCTCTGGCGACGGCGGCGCGCGGGCGACTCGTCGGGCGCGGACCCCCCCGACGCTCCCGAGTCGCCGGACGGCGGCGAATCGGGCGAAGACGACGACTGA
- a CDS encoding bacterio-opsin activator domain-containing protein, producing MTSKQTGRAADDSPERSAEEARASDGRPADDLQASDDRPGQTAVRTVRILYVDDADPPSALSEAEAVSLSAVPTASAAREALASDGDVDCVVSEYALPDDDGLALLEAVRDDHPNLPFVFYTGSGSEAVASEAFGVGATDYLPKDTDGETLRERVERAVASASVETESGVTGDRLRELTNAFPDEAFVLDENGRYLEVLSGPATRDLRTVEQERLVGKRLHDAFPTEQADRFLELIHRTLDTGGVETIEYCAETDRGERWYEGRTAPLGDTIDGREAVVWVARDVTERRENERRLAESRDELTRLTRINDLINDTLKSLVGSATREEIERVVCEELANSEFYQFAWVGGPWVKDEQMAPSAVAGVEPEAIERLVEATSAQTDAENAFSRVVSDDESVVVGDVADSDIISERERELMEELEMSSAVLVPLTYGTTNYGVLGISGACTGTFGDRELTALETLGEIVGFAINAVKNRNLLLSDTAVELEFRVENPERGFGRISAELDCRFSLEGLVGLSDDQLLEYVSVEGASADALTDRLDDCPTVDEYRLVTDDDDVCLFEIRSAQSGVTQLVEAGTVVTSATAEGGVVRCVAEASSDVSVRNVVEDFRTTYPDAELVSKQEVDRPVHTTQEFRQTLAENLTEKQRTALQAAYFAGYYEYPRESTGAEVAESLDVSSPTLHQHLQAAQKKLVGTFLDLQTSGE from the coding sequence GTGACATCCAAGCAGACGGGACGGGCGGCGGACGACTCCCCCGAGCGGAGCGCCGAGGAGGCGCGAGCGTCCGACGGGCGGCCCGCCGACGACCTGCAAGCATCCGACGACCGACCCGGCCAGACCGCGGTCCGGACCGTCCGAATCCTCTACGTGGACGACGCCGACCCGCCGTCCGCGCTCTCGGAGGCCGAGGCGGTCTCGCTGTCGGCCGTCCCGACCGCCTCGGCCGCGCGCGAGGCCCTCGCGTCCGACGGCGACGTCGATTGCGTCGTCAGCGAGTACGCGCTGCCCGACGACGACGGACTGGCGCTGCTCGAAGCGGTCCGGGACGACCACCCGAACCTCCCGTTCGTCTTCTACACCGGGTCGGGGAGCGAGGCGGTCGCCAGCGAGGCGTTCGGCGTCGGCGCGACCGACTACCTGCCGAAGGACACCGACGGCGAGACGCTCCGCGAGCGCGTCGAGCGCGCCGTCGCCTCGGCCAGCGTCGAGACCGAGTCGGGCGTCACCGGCGACCGACTCCGGGAACTGACCAACGCTTTCCCCGACGAGGCCTTCGTGCTGGACGAGAACGGCCGGTATCTGGAGGTGCTGTCGGGACCCGCCACCAGAGACCTCCGGACAGTCGAACAGGAGCGGCTGGTCGGCAAGCGCCTCCACGACGCCTTCCCGACCGAGCAGGCCGACCGGTTCCTCGAACTCATCCACCGGACGCTCGACACCGGCGGCGTCGAGACCATCGAGTACTGCGCCGAGACCGACCGGGGCGAACGCTGGTACGAGGGCCGGACCGCGCCGCTCGGCGACACCATCGACGGCCGCGAGGCGGTCGTCTGGGTCGCCCGCGACGTGACCGAGCGCCGAGAGAACGAGCGCCGACTCGCCGAGAGCCGCGACGAACTCACGCGACTCACCCGCATCAACGACCTCATCAACGACACGCTCAAGTCGCTGGTCGGGTCCGCGACCCGTGAGGAGATAGAGCGCGTCGTCTGCGAGGAACTGGCCAACTCGGAGTTCTACCAGTTCGCGTGGGTCGGCGGCCCGTGGGTGAAAGACGAGCAGATGGCCCCGAGCGCCGTGGCGGGCGTCGAACCCGAGGCGATCGAGCGACTCGTGGAGGCGACCAGCGCCCAGACCGACGCCGAGAACGCCTTCTCGCGGGTCGTCAGTGACGACGAGTCGGTCGTCGTCGGTGACGTGGCCGACTCCGACATCATCTCCGAGCGCGAGCGCGAACTCATGGAGGAGTTGGAGATGTCATCGGCGGTACTCGTGCCGCTGACGTACGGTACGACGAACTACGGCGTCCTCGGCATCAGCGGAGCCTGCACCGGCACCTTCGGCGACCGGGAACTGACCGCGCTGGAGACGCTCGGCGAAATCGTCGGGTTCGCCATCAACGCGGTCAAGAACCGCAACCTGCTCCTGTCGGACACCGCGGTCGAACTGGAGTTCCGCGTCGAGAACCCCGAGCGAGGGTTCGGACGTATCTCGGCCGAACTCGACTGTCGGTTCTCGCTGGAGGGTCTCGTCGGCCTGTCGGACGACCAACTGCTCGAATACGTCTCGGTCGAAGGCGCGTCGGCCGACGCCCTCACCGACCGACTCGACGACTGCCCGACCGTGGACGAGTACCGACTCGTGACCGACGACGACGACGTCTGTCTGTTCGAAATTCGCTCCGCGCAGTCGGGCGTCACCCAACTGGTCGAGGCCGGAACCGTCGTCACGTCCGCGACTGCCGAGGGCGGCGTCGTCCGGTGCGTCGCCGAGGCCTCCTCGGACGTGAGCGTCCGGAACGTCGTCGAGGACTTCCGGACGACCTACCCCGACGCGGAACTCGTGAGCAAGCAAGAGGTAGACAGGCCGGTCCACACGACTCAGGAGTTCCGCCAGACGCTCGCCGAGAACCTGACCGAGAAACAGCGGACCGCGCTTCAGGCGGCGTACTTCGCGGGCTACTACGAGTACCCCCGCGAGAGTACCGGTGCGGAGGTCGCCGAGTCGCTGGACGTCTCCTCGCCGACGCTCCACCAACACCTACAGGCCGCACAGAAGAAACTCGTCGGCACCTTTCTGGACCTCCAAACGTCGGGTGAGTGA
- the idsA3 gene encoding geranylfarnesyl diphosphate synthase, producing the protein MSDASAETMEEQVLGAVEQRREIVNAAIEEDLPVDEPRRLYEAVRYLLDAGGKRLRPTVLLLVAEAFADVDADPGSIDYRAFPDRDGDSVDLMAAAVSIEVIQSFTLIHDDIMDDDDLRRGVPAVHREYDTETAILAGDTLYSKAFEILVEADADPERVVEATDVLATTCTNICEGQARDIAFEGRLDVLPDEYLEMIKDKTAVLYGAAATIPAILLGADDETVEELYQYGIDVGRAFQIQDDVLDLTVPSEKLGKQRGSDLVENKQTIITLHAREQGVDVDSLVETDDVESVTEAEIDEAVARLEDAGSIDYAKQKAQELVTRGKDRLTVLPENESRELLEGIADYLIERGY; encoded by the coding sequence ATGAGTGACGCGAGCGCCGAGACAATGGAAGAGCAGGTGCTTGGGGCGGTCGAACAGCGGCGCGAAATCGTCAACGCCGCCATCGAGGAGGACCTCCCAGTAGACGAACCGCGGCGTCTCTACGAGGCGGTCAGATACCTGCTCGACGCGGGCGGCAAGCGCCTGCGGCCGACCGTGCTGTTGCTCGTCGCAGAGGCGTTCGCGGACGTAGACGCCGACCCCGGAAGCATCGACTATCGCGCCTTCCCCGACCGGGACGGCGACAGCGTGGACCTAATGGCCGCCGCGGTCAGCATCGAGGTCATCCAGTCGTTCACGCTCATCCACGACGACATCATGGACGACGACGACCTGCGCCGGGGCGTCCCCGCGGTCCACCGGGAGTACGACACCGAGACCGCGATTCTAGCGGGTGACACGCTCTACTCGAAGGCGTTCGAGATACTGGTGGAAGCCGACGCCGACCCCGAGCGCGTCGTGGAGGCGACGGACGTGTTGGCGACGACGTGTACCAACATCTGCGAAGGTCAGGCCCGCGACATCGCCTTCGAGGGGCGACTCGACGTCCTCCCCGACGAGTATCTGGAGATGATAAAGGACAAGACCGCGGTGCTGTACGGCGCGGCGGCGACTATCCCGGCCATCCTGCTCGGCGCGGACGACGAGACCGTCGAAGAGTTGTACCAGTACGGCATCGACGTGGGCCGGGCGTTCCAGATTCAGGACGACGTGCTCGACCTGACGGTCCCCAGCGAGAAGCTCGGCAAACAGCGCGGGAGCGACCTCGTGGAGAACAAACAGACCATCATCACGCTCCACGCCCGCGAGCAGGGCGTGGACGTGGACTCGCTGGTCGAGACCGACGATGTCGAGTCGGTCACGGAGGCCGAAATCGACGAGGCGGTCGCCCGACTCGAAGACGCCGGAAGCATCGACTACGCCAAGCAGAAGGCCCAAGAGCTTGTCACGCGCGGCAAGGACCGGCTCACGGTCCTGCCGGAGAACGAGTCGCGCGAACTGCTCGAAGGCATCGCCGACTACCTCATCGAGCGCGGGTACTGA
- a CDS encoding DUF7344 domain-containing protein, giving the protein MNHDSIRSGTGGDHALQNGRAVTTPSFDELFDLLAESRRRYALYTLIGTEDGLAEVEKLADEVAMWEARTGDEPITDSLHETIVEELRETHLPRLADADIVEYDERSDVVRYWRQPTLEEYLEHTHYKEFPDE; this is encoded by the coding sequence ATGAATCACGACTCTATCCGCTCGGGTACCGGGGGCGACCACGCCCTCCAGAACGGTCGCGCAGTCACGACGCCCTCGTTCGACGAGCTCTTCGACCTCCTCGCGGAGAGCCGCCGCCGATACGCACTCTACACGCTTATCGGAACCGAGGACGGTCTCGCCGAAGTCGAGAAACTGGCCGACGAAGTGGCCATGTGGGAGGCCCGGACCGGCGACGAGCCGATTACGGACTCCCTCCACGAGACCATCGTCGAGGAGCTACGCGAGACTCATCTCCCCCGTCTCGCCGACGCCGACATCGTGGAGTACGACGAGCGTAGCGACGTCGTTCGCTACTGGCGACAGCCGACGCTCGAAGAGTATCTCGAACACACCCACTACAAGGAGTTCCCGGACGAATGA
- a CDS encoding glutamate--tRNA ligase yields the protein MDDELRERIETEAEKHALVNAVKHESEADVGAVMGPLMGENPDFRQHGDEIPGVIGPVVSRVNESSVEERRERLAELAPDWLEEIESEDEEDDQILPDLPNADDYDQIRMRCAPNPNGPWHIGHARMPAVIGTYAEEYDGEFILRFDDTNPEAGVGRPMLWAYDEILDEIDYLGFEPAEVYRASDRLETYYDHARDLIEKGGAYTCSCSGEEFSDMKNSAEACPHRDKDPETTMAEFEAMVDGEYESGEMVLRVKTDIEHKNPALRDWVGFRIIDTPHPREEAEEYRCWPMLDFQSGVDDHLTGVTHIIRGIDLQDSAKRQQFVYDYFDWEYPEVIHWGHVQVDAYDVKMSTSTIRELIEDGELDGWDDPRAPTIPSVRRRGIRGEAIVDAMVELGTSTSNVDLAMSTVYSNNRERIDDDANRYFFVREDHADFTLAGDHPETAHPPVHPEHEDRGTRDIDAGTRVRVEEPDAPDDGERIWLKGFGCFRREDDELTYVGDDIAAVREEGVDVIHWVPADTAVLTRMRTPDGDVTGYAEPGFRETDEDEMVQFERVGFVRVDDHEEHDESVAYFAHE from the coding sequence ATGGACGACGAACTCCGCGAGCGAATCGAGACGGAGGCAGAGAAGCACGCGCTCGTCAACGCGGTCAAACACGAGAGCGAGGCCGACGTGGGTGCCGTGATGGGGCCGCTGATGGGCGAGAACCCCGACTTCCGCCAGCACGGCGACGAGATTCCCGGCGTCATCGGACCGGTGGTCTCGCGGGTCAACGAGTCGAGCGTCGAGGAGCGCCGCGAGCGACTCGCCGAACTCGCCCCCGACTGGTTGGAGGAAATCGAGAGCGAGGACGAAGAGGACGACCAGATTCTCCCCGACCTGCCGAACGCGGACGACTACGACCAGATTCGGATGCGCTGTGCGCCCAATCCGAACGGCCCGTGGCACATCGGCCACGCCCGGATGCCCGCGGTCATCGGCACCTACGCCGAGGAGTACGACGGCGAGTTCATTCTGCGATTCGACGACACCAACCCCGAGGCCGGAGTCGGTCGCCCGATGCTGTGGGCCTACGACGAGATTCTGGACGAAATCGACTACCTCGGATTCGAACCCGCGGAGGTCTACCGGGCGAGCGACCGCCTCGAAACCTACTACGACCACGCCCGCGACCTCATCGAGAAGGGCGGCGCGTACACCTGCTCGTGTTCCGGCGAGGAGTTCTCGGACATGAAGAACTCCGCGGAGGCCTGCCCGCACCGCGACAAGGACCCCGAGACGACCATGGCGGAGTTCGAGGCGATGGTGGACGGCGAGTACGAGTCCGGCGAGATGGTCCTCCGGGTCAAGACCGACATCGAACACAAGAACCCGGCCCTGCGCGACTGGGTGGGCTTCCGCATCATCGACACGCCACACCCCCGCGAGGAGGCCGAGGAGTACCGCTGTTGGCCGATGCTCGACTTCCAGTCGGGCGTGGACGACCACCTCACGGGCGTCACCCACATCATCCGGGGCATCGACCTGCAGGACTCGGCGAAGCGCCAGCAGTTCGTCTACGACTACTTCGACTGGGAGTACCCAGAGGTCATCCACTGGGGTCACGTGCAGGTGGACGCCTACGACGTGAAGATGTCCACCTCCACGATTCGGGAACTCATCGAGGACGGCGAGTTGGACGGCTGGGACGACCCGCGCGCCCCCACGATTCCGAGCGTCCGGCGTCGCGGGATTCGGGGCGAGGCCATCGTGGACGCGATGGTCGAACTCGGCACCTCGACCAGCAACGTGGACTTGGCGATGAGTACGGTCTACTCGAACAACCGCGAGCGCATCGACGACGACGCGAACCGCTACTTCTTCGTCCGGGAGGACCACGCCGACTTCACGCTCGCGGGCGACCACCCCGAGACGGCACACCCGCCGGTCCACCCCGAACACGAGGACCGCGGCACCCGAGACATCGACGCTGGAACGCGCGTCCGCGTCGAGGAACCGGACGCGCCCGACGACGGCGAGCGTATCTGGCTCAAGGGCTTCGGCTGCTTCCGCCGCGAGGACGACGAACTGACCTACGTCGGCGACGACATCGCCGCGGTCCGCGAGGAAGGCGTGGACGTCATCCACTGGGTCCCGGCCGACACCGCGGTCCTGACCCGGATGCGAACGCCCGACGGCGACGTGACGGGCTACGCCGAACCGGGCTTCCGGGAGACCGACGAGGACGAGATGGTGCAGTTCGAGCGCGTCGGCTTCGTCCGCGTGGACGACCACGAGGAACACGACGAGAGCGTGGCGTACTTCGCTCACGAGTAG
- a CDS encoding PQQ-binding-like beta-propeller repeat protein, which yields MSERGPRTSRRQFLAVCGATPLGGCGAALGIGGDGATAWATVQRDPGHTGYLPDGTLSDVGLVSGWDLETDIDGLFRRRPVFADGTLFVPSETELYAIDAEEGSVVWTRSRTTTNADGEEVPFRVGRVVTDGDCAFVAWDRDDANDVLAAYPADGGEARWEFETNTNLGAVLPVEDRLYVVATLPEGQRLVALDAATGRTRWRRPVALAGNPPLAYADGTLFSGRYRDEQESFTGTWFLQAFDADGGERRWKRGVTGYGVGTGGRLARFFGLGGGEPNLTAADGRVYFGTGPHELYALDAADGTVRWSHSLEGGNTDTGHAPVVDDDTVYLANLSTAVALDAATGAERWRYDEARIPFEDPQRYPILVGDTLVVPEQVTLLALDAVTGEERFRLGPYDDGLVGVAPLAVDGRLYTPVGDSVYAIGRS from the coding sequence ATGAGCGAACGCGGTCCCCGAACGTCGAGACGACAGTTTCTCGCGGTCTGCGGCGCGACGCCCCTCGGCGGATGCGGCGCGGCCCTCGGCATCGGCGGCGACGGCGCGACGGCGTGGGCGACGGTTCAGCGAGACCCCGGCCACACCGGTTATCTCCCCGACGGCACGCTCTCGGACGTCGGCCTCGTCTCCGGGTGGGACCTCGAAACCGACATCGACGGCCTGTTCCGCCGACGACCGGTGTTCGCGGACGGCACGCTGTTCGTGCCGAGCGAGACGGAGCTGTACGCCATCGACGCCGAGGAGGGGTCGGTGGTGTGGACCCGAAGCAGGACGACTACGAACGCCGACGGCGAGGAGGTGCCCTTCCGCGTCGGCAGAGTCGTCACCGACGGCGACTGCGCGTTCGTCGCGTGGGACCGCGACGACGCGAACGACGTGCTGGCCGCCTACCCCGCGGACGGCGGCGAGGCCCGCTGGGAGTTCGAGACCAACACGAACCTCGGCGCGGTCCTGCCGGTCGAAGATAGGCTCTACGTCGTGGCGACGCTCCCCGAGGGTCAACGACTGGTCGCGCTCGACGCCGCGACGGGCCGAACGCGGTGGCGACGGCCCGTCGCGCTGGCGGGGAATCCGCCGCTGGCGTACGCCGACGGCACCCTGTTCTCCGGTCGCTACCGGGACGAGCAGGAGTCGTTCACCGGCACGTGGTTCCTCCAAGCGTTCGACGCCGACGGCGGCGAGCGCCGCTGGAAGCGCGGCGTGACCGGCTACGGCGTCGGCACGGGCGGCCGCCTCGCGCGCTTCTTCGGCTTGGGCGGCGGCGAACCCAACCTGACTGCCGCGGACGGCCGGGTGTACTTCGGAACGGGACCCCACGAACTGTACGCTCTCGACGCCGCCGACGGGACCGTCCGCTGGTCGCACTCGCTCGAAGGAGGGAACACCGACACCGGCCACGCGCCGGTCGTGGACGACGACACGGTGTACCTCGCCAACCTCTCGACCGCGGTCGCGCTCGACGCCGCGACCGGCGCGGAGCGGTGGCGCTACGACGAGGCCCGAATCCCGTTCGAGGACCCCCAGCGGTACCCGATTCTGGTCGGGGACACCCTCGTCGTGCCCGAACAGGTGACGCTGCTCGCGCTCGACGCGGTCACCGGCGAGGAGCGGTTTCGGCTCGGTCCCTACGACGACGGACTGGTCGGCGTGGCACCACTCGCGGTCGATGGCCGCCTGTACACGCCAGTCGGCGACTCGGTGTACGCTATCGGTCGGTCGTAG